DNA from Nocardioides yefusunii:
TCGGTCGCCCTGGAGCTCGTGCGACACGCTCCGGCTCACGGGCAAGGGACCGTGTTGCCCGGCCTGCGATCACCGACCGCCGAGGCCGCGCAGGTGATCCGCCCCCACCTCATGGACGGCCGCGTCGTCGCGATCATCGACGGGCCCGAACTGCAACACCTCGCGGCGCTAGCTGCTCGCACCGACAGCGCACTGCAGTGGCGCGGGCAGGGAGCACTCCCGTGGGCTCGCGACTTGGAGCACGCCGCGGGCATGGCCAAGTCGGTCGGCGCCTCGGTTCCGCTTCCGGAACCTCGTGCAGACAGAACCCCCTTGGCTGAACAACCGTGGTCCTCAACAGCAGAGGCGGCACGCCTGCTGGGCATCTCGGAGAGGGCAGTCCGCAAGCGGATCACCACCGGGAGCCTGCGAGGCAGCAAGGTCGCCGGCCGCTGGCTGGTGAACCTCATTCACTCCTCCACACGAAACGAGGGCCCATGACCCTGCACGAACTCATCACCCGCAAGCGCTCCGCGCTGGCGTCCCTGCTGAACGAGCGGGCAACCAACGTCCACGAGCTGGCCCAGATCGCCGAGCGCGGCACCGCCGCGCCCTCCGACGAAGCGCGTGTCGCCCAACTGCGCCAGCGCCAGGGCCAGATCGACTCCGAGGCGCGTGGCATCGAGCGGACCATCGCTGACCTCGAGGCCGCCGCCGCGGATGACGCCCTGGCCACGGCCCGCGCCGAGGTTCGCGTACCCGCGTCTCCCTCGCCCTCTCTGGCCTCCGGTGCCGGCGCGCCCGCCGAGCTCGGAACCCGAGGCGCCTGGATCAACACCGACACGGGTGCCCCGGCTGCGCTGCGCTCCGGCGAGACGCTGACGCAGCGCGTCGCCCAGTTCGCGCCAACGCGCCAGGACTCGGCCGTCATGAGCGCGCATGAGAACGTCGGCTCCTTCGTCCGCGCGCTGGCCACCAGCGGAGGCGGCGCGGCTGTCGTGCCGACCTCTTGGTCCGCGACCATCATCGACCAGGCACGCAGCCTCTCTGCACTCGGTCAGGCCGGGGCAACCCTGATCCCGATGGAGACCAAGACCGTCGAGATCGGTCGCCTGCTCTCCGACCCGACGTCGGGATTCCGCACCGAGGGCTCCACCATCACCGCGTCAGACCCGACGTTCGACAACGTGACCCTGACCGCGAAGACCGCCAGCGCGCTCACCGTGGCATCTCTCGAGTGGTTCGACGACTCTCAGGAGGGCCAGCAGCTCATCGAGCAGGCCATCTCCCAGTCCATCGCGAACACGATCGACGTCGCGGGCCTCTATGGCGGCATCACGACGGGCGCCGGCGCCATCAACCTCGCCACTCCCCCGAACCCTCGCGGTGTCTTGGCCGCGCTCAACGCCAACCGGCCCGCCAACGTGCTCGGCACCGCTGCAGCGAACGGCACCACGCAGACGGCCGCGACGTTCTGGAGCGAGATCATCGATCTCCTGTTCACGGTGCAGGACGGCAACGAGACCCCCACTGGACTGCTCTGGAACTCCAAGGTGGCCCGCCAGTACGCCAAGGCAACTGCCACCGACGGCCAGCCCCTGCAGGTCCCCGACGCGGTCAAGGCTGTCCCGAGCTTCGTCACGAACCAGATCCCGTCCTACACCAAGGGCACGATGACCACCGCCACGGACGTGTTCGCCGGAAACTGGTCCCAGCTCCTCATCGGCCAGCGCCTCGGCGGGATCAAGATCCAGATCCTCACCGAGCGCTACGCCGAGAACGGCCAGGTCGGCATCGTCGCCCACTGGCGCGGCGACATCCAGCCGGCACGCTCCAGCGCGTTCTCCGTGCACCGCGCTCTTCTGGGGGCTTGATGCCCAGCCGCAAGAAACCCCTGATCATAGACGGCGGGGAGCACCGAAGAGATCCCGCCACCGTCTTCTACCTCGACGGGGAACCGGACCCGGCACAGGCTCACACGCCCCGAGGCTGCTTCCAGCACCACGTGACCTACACGCACCCCGAGACCGGAGAGCAGGCCGTCTTCACTCCCGGCGAACTCGTGCCCGAGTGGTTCCCCGGGACCGCCACCCCTGCGGAGGGCCCCTCCTCCACCCCCTGACTCCCTGCTCAGGCCCGTCCGGGAGCGCTCTGCGACGGCGCATCCCTTCCATCCCGGCCGGGTCGGTGTGATGGCCATGAGCAGGGTCACGAGCCCCCGAGACAGCGTCTCCGACGTTGCCTCGGGGGCTCGCTTGCTGCCCCTTGAAGCCCACTCCGGCCAGGGCGAGGCTCAGCCAGCGCGAGTCCCAAGGAGAGCCGACCTCGCCGGCAGGCACGGCCAGCCTCGGCCCGACTCAGCCGCAATGCAGAAGTCGCACCGCGACACGCTGCAGGCACGCGTTCACGCACGCAGGCACGCACCCGGACACACCTCCCGCGGCGATCTGCCCGACTTTTTAAGCGTGAACCTCGCATGCTGACCCCGCCCTCGACCATTTCTCACACGGGATTTTTTTCTTGCGTGCACCCCGAGAGTTGAAACGGTCTCGCCTGCCGACTGTCGCGCTGCCATGCTCCGCCCATGCATCTGGACCTTTTCCGCCTCAGGGACATCAACCCGCTCTGTGCCCACGTCCGCTTCCTCTCTCGTTCCTTGAACCAAGTACAACAGTGCCCCACCCGTGACGGGTGGGGCACTGCGCTTCCTCGGCACCTCGTCCTCAGGACTGAGACTCCAACCAGCGTGCCGCCGATGCGGCGTTGTCAGCCAGATCCAGGAGAACGCCCGACTCAGCACTCAAGCCAGCCAGCCTGAGGACCTCGAGGTTGCTCTCGATCGTCAGCGTCATCGCACCGGACACGAGATCGCCCTCGCCCTGCCCCTGGAACGGACCGAACCGCGGCCCAACGTGCCTGAGCAGCACCTGCACCGTGCCCTCGTCATCGCCCGGACACACACGGAAGTCCCGCGCCTCGTGCTCGCCCGGCGTCGAGCACCACTCCGGGCACACAGGACGGAAGTCGGTGAAGGTGTCGGCGGCAGCTGCGGCAGTAATCATGCGAGGTCCCCTAGATCCCGTGTCCTCGACGGTCGTCAAGTAGGACCTAGATTGACGGAACCCTTGTCGCTCGTCAAGGGGTTTGCCAGAATCGGGCCATGCCCGAGAACCTGGCCGGCGCCGCCGAGATCGCAGAGCTCCTCAACGTGTCCCGACAGCGGGTCCACCAGCTCACCGAGGGGGACGACTTCCCCGATCCCGTCGCCGTACTCAAGGCCGGGAAGATCTGGGAGCGCGCCGACGTCGTGGCCTGGGCACGCGAGCACGGCCGCACCATCAACGAGTGACCCGCGCCGCGGCGCCTCCAGTCCGCACAGAGTCCGCAAAAGATTCATCAAGCACCCCAAACACCCATCAAGCCAGAACCGCATAACCACAGGTCAGAGCCACTTCTCACCGTTGGCGATCAGATCGGGTTCAGGCGGGGTCAT
Protein-coding regions in this window:
- a CDS encoding helix-turn-helix domain-containing protein, yielding MPAAPGPNRLLLVSVALELVRHAPAHGQGTVLPGLRSPTAEAAQVIRPHLMDGRVVAIIDGPELQHLAALAARTDSALQWRGQGALPWARDLEHAAGMAKSVGASVPLPEPRADRTPLAEQPWSSTAEAARLLGISERAVRKRITTGSLRGSKVAGRWLVNLIHSSTRNEGP
- a CDS encoding phage major capsid protein, with product MTLHELITRKRSALASLLNERATNVHELAQIAERGTAAPSDEARVAQLRQRQGQIDSEARGIERTIADLEAAAADDALATARAEVRVPASPSPSLASGAGAPAELGTRGAWINTDTGAPAALRSGETLTQRVAQFAPTRQDSAVMSAHENVGSFVRALATSGGGAAVVPTSWSATIIDQARSLSALGQAGATLIPMETKTVEIGRLLSDPTSGFRTEGSTITASDPTFDNVTLTAKTASALTVASLEWFDDSQEGQQLIEQAISQSIANTIDVAGLYGGITTGAGAINLATPPNPRGVLAALNANRPANVLGTAAANGTTQTAATFWSEIIDLLFTVQDGNETPTGLLWNSKVARQYAKATATDGQPLQVPDAVKAVPSFVTNQIPSYTKGTMTTATDVFAGNWSQLLIGQRLGGIKIQILTERYAENGQVGIVAHWRGDIQPARSSAFSVHRALLGA
- a CDS encoding helix-turn-helix transcriptional regulator, whose translation is MPENLAGAAEIAELLNVSRQRVHQLTEGDDFPDPVAVLKAGKIWERADVVAWAREHGRTINE